In one Pygocentrus nattereri isolate fPygNat1 chromosome 21, fPygNat1.pri, whole genome shotgun sequence genomic region, the following are encoded:
- the LOC108425716 gene encoding chitinase-3-like protein 1, producing MHRGLTQLTGLNILLQFVSASRLVCYFTNWSQYRAGSGRFLPENVDPNLCTHLIYAFAIINYTNQLVTKEWNDEVFYTAFKTLKTRNPMLKTLLSVREWDNAQFSVMASTTASRQAFIKSSIRFLRNYGFDGLDLDWECLGSAGTQPQDKLSFTLLCKELLEAFKLESERNTYSRLMLTAAVPAKKEIIDRGYDIPQISKYLDFINVKTFDFHGRESGVTRHHSPLYMGINDLEDDVNCNADFALRYWRDQGAPAEKLLMGLPTYGRSIILISAESGVGAPASSFASPGPYTQEMGLWSYFEICPFLNGAKIQWIEEQKVPFAVKGNQWVGFDNQQSYEFKVKYLKEQTLGGAFVWTLDLDDFSGCFCGQGTYPLISYLKRLLIMESANTTEVITSSSFIANTTKSQITLKNRAPKNNGAKQHSWTMTLLALQVVTHINLCNVLNSR from the exons ATGCACAGAGGGCTAACGCAATTAACAG GTCTAAATATCCTCCTACAGTTTG TTTCAGCTTCCAGACTGGTGTGCTACTTCACTAACTGGTCCCAGTACAGAGCAGGCAGTGGAAGGTTCCTACCAGAAAATGTGGACCCCAACTTGTGCACACATTTAATTTATGCTTTTGCCATCATTAATTACACCAATCAGCTTGTGACCAAGGAGTGGAACGATGAGGTCTTTTACACAGCATTTAAGACACTTAAAACCAG GAATCCCATGTTGAAAACCTTGCTGTCTGTCAGAGAGTGGGACAATGCACA ATTCTCTGTCATGGCATCCACTACAGCCAGCCGTCAGGCATTTATCAAGTCATCCATCAGGTTCTTGAGGAATTATGGCTTTGATGGACTGGATCTTGATTGGGAATGTCTTGGCTCAGCAGGGACACAGCCACAAGACAAGCTGAGCTTCACATTATTATGCAAG GAGCTTCTAGAGGCCTTCAAActagaaagtgagagaaatacATATTCAAGACTAATGCTTACAGCTGCTGTACCGGCAAAGAAGGAGATCATCGACAGGGGCTATGACATCCCTCAGATCTCAAA ATACTTGGACTTTATAAATGTCAAAACGTTTGATTTTCATGGAAGAGAAAGTGGTGTCACAAGACATCACAGCCCTTTGTATATGGGCATCAACGATTTAGAAGATGATGTCAACTGTAATGCA GATTTTGCTCTCCGGTACTGGAGGGACCAAGGAGCTCCAGCAGAAAAGCTGCTAATGGGTCTTCCCACTTACGGGCGCTCCATCATCCTTATTTCAGCCGAAAGTGGAGTCGGCGCTCCAGCCAGCAGCTTCGCTTCCCCTGGGCCATACACTCAGGAAATGGGTCTGTGGTCTTATTTTGAG attTGTCCTTTCCTAAATGGGGCTAAGATCCAGTGGATAGAGGAGCAGAAAGTTCCATTTGCAGTTAAAGGAAACCAGTGGGTGGGGTTTGACAACCAACAGAGCTATGAATTCAAG GTAAAATACTTAAAAGAACAAACTCTTGGTGGTGCTTTTGTATGGACTCTGGATCTGGATGATTTTTCTGGATGTTTCTGTGGACAGGGTACCTACCCCCTCATCAGCTACCTGAAGAGACTTTTAATAATGG AGTCTGCCAATACCACTGAGGTTATAACATCCAGCTCTTTCATCGCAAACACCACCAAATCCCAAATCACCTTGAAGAATCGTGCTCCAAAAAACAATGGAGCCAAACAACATTCATGGACAATGACTCTCCTAGCCCTACAAGTTGTAACCCACATAAATTTGTGCAATGTGCTTAACAGTAGATAA